The following proteins are encoded in a genomic region of Nocardioides renjunii:
- a CDS encoding phosphotransferase: MPVAPYPVPHTATARRLEWAFLPTNLRAWIERKCGSPVVRAISQTSGFTPGFASVLVCEDGSRHFVKAASVKAQRMFADSYREEARKLAALPPAVPAPRLLWHLDDDWVVLGIEYVAARLPQRPWQADDLDALLDSLEEAADALTPPPAELHLDTAEADFAPLLEGWATLRATRTDLDPDRLAEAEALARRYAEVVGGDTLVHTDIRSDNVLIDPDGRALVCDWNWPVRGAAWFDSFAALIGPRGEGLDVEAVIAGRRLLRDVDPEALDVNLALYVGYFFTQCELPVPPTSPHIRAHQRWQGEVCWDWLAERRGWS; the protein is encoded by the coding sequence ATGCCCGTCGCTCCCTACCCCGTCCCGCACACCGCCACCGCGCGCCGGCTCGAGTGGGCGTTCCTGCCCACCAACCTGCGGGCGTGGATCGAGCGCAAGTGCGGCTCGCCGGTCGTGCGGGCGATCTCCCAGACCAGCGGCTTCACCCCCGGGTTCGCCTCGGTCCTGGTCTGCGAGGACGGCTCGCGGCACTTCGTGAAGGCGGCGTCGGTCAAGGCCCAGCGGATGTTCGCCGACAGCTACCGCGAGGAGGCGCGCAAGCTCGCCGCCCTGCCGCCGGCCGTGCCGGCGCCCCGCCTGCTGTGGCACCTCGACGACGACTGGGTGGTGCTGGGCATCGAGTACGTCGCCGCCCGGCTGCCGCAGCGACCCTGGCAGGCCGACGACCTGGACGCGCTGCTCGACTCGCTCGAGGAGGCGGCCGACGCGCTGACCCCGCCTCCGGCCGAGCTCCACCTCGACACCGCCGAGGCCGACTTCGCCCCGCTGCTCGAGGGCTGGGCGACCCTGCGGGCCACCCGCACCGACCTCGACCCGGACCGCCTGGCCGAGGCCGAGGCGCTGGCTCGGCGCTACGCCGAGGTGGTCGGCGGCGACACCCTCGTGCACACCGACATCCGCTCCGACAACGTCTTGATCGACCCGGACGGCCGCGCGCTCGTGTGCGACTGGAACTGGCCGGTGCGCGGCGCCGCCTGGTTCGACTCCTTCGCCGCCCTCATCGGGCCGCGCGGCGAGGGCCTCGACGTGGAGGCCGTCATCGCCGGGCGCCGGCTGCTGCGCGACGTCGACCCCGAGGCCCTCGACGTCAACCTCGCGCTCTACGTCGGCTACTTCTTCACGCAGTGCGAGCTGCCGGTCCCGCCGACCTCCCCCCACATCCGCGCCCACCAGCGCTGGCAGGGCGAGGTGTGCTGGGACTGGCTCGCGGAGCGGCGGGGCTGGTCGTGA
- a CDS encoding protein kinase family protein — translation MTAPRAVGVRLPYADVPAGVRDWVERELGSPVVAAAEQVGGMSPGCATRLTCADGTRAFVKAVGAGLNPDTPRLFRREVGVLGHLGEHELWAGLRASYDDGDWVALLIEDVEGRHPDFADAGEMEAVLVGADRLSAVLQQRTVPASLDLVDVALVLRKWADCLATLADAPAAAPVPDWLRGDPHGWAEVLRDHAARPMSHLAHWDIRVDNLLRRPDGEVVFLDWGLAARGPAWVDALLARMERVDEPWFDDSAGSSPALAAAGDDAVTAFLAGFAAHMAVRSVVAVDVNLPTLNDFRIRESRRMLEAVARRTGR, via the coding sequence GTGACGGCACCGCGTGCGGTCGGCGTACGCCTGCCGTACGCCGACGTGCCGGCCGGCGTCCGCGACTGGGTCGAGCGCGAGCTCGGCTCGCCGGTGGTGGCGGCCGCCGAGCAGGTGGGCGGCATGTCGCCCGGCTGCGCCACCAGGCTCACGTGCGCCGACGGCACGCGTGCGTTCGTCAAGGCCGTCGGTGCCGGGCTCAACCCCGACACCCCGCGCCTGTTCCGCCGCGAGGTGGGCGTCCTGGGCCACCTCGGCGAGCACGAGCTGTGGGCGGGCCTGCGGGCGTCGTACGACGACGGCGACTGGGTGGCCCTGCTGATCGAGGACGTGGAAGGCCGGCACCCCGACTTCGCCGACGCGGGCGAGATGGAGGCGGTGCTCGTGGGCGCCGACCGGCTCTCCGCCGTCCTGCAGCAGCGCACCGTCCCCGCGTCGCTCGACCTCGTGGACGTCGCGCTCGTCCTCCGCAAGTGGGCCGACTGCCTCGCGACGCTCGCGGACGCACCCGCCGCGGCCCCGGTGCCCGACTGGCTGCGCGGCGATCCCCACGGCTGGGCAGAGGTGCTCCGCGACCACGCGGCCCGACCGATGTCGCACCTGGCGCACTGGGACATCCGGGTGGACAACCTGCTGCGTCGCCCCGACGGCGAGGTGGTGTTCCTCGACTGGGGCCTCGCAGCGCGGGGACCGGCGTGGGTGGACGCCCTGCTCGCCCGGATGGAGCGCGTCGACGAGCCGTGGTTCGACGACTCGGCCGGGTCCTCCCCCGCCCTCGCTGCGGCCGGCGACGACGCCGTGACGGCCTTCCTCGCCGGCTTCGCCGCCCACATGGCGGTGCGCTCGGTCGTCGCGGTCGACGTCAACCTGCCGACGCTCAACGATTTCCGGATCCGCGAGTCGCGGCGCATGCTGGAAGCCGTCGCACGCCGCACCGGCCGCTGA
- a CDS encoding DMT family transporter, translating to MPPRTGSTLPLVPAAAFVLVWSSGYISGPAAVHAAAPFSVLGWRFVVAALLAAGLALVLRRPTRMDRATLRRVAAVGLVMNALQFGLMYVAFDLGLGATLASLFHALSPVLTALLAAALLGERVSKVQVAGFGVGVAGVLLVLGADLGHAGGPVAVLIGCLSMLTLSLGTLGQRWIGAQPDLLWSAAVQFAVSAPPLLVLGWTTEGAWPVTDARQALVAVLFLAVVNSIVGLVLLSLLVLRGGSGAAASLFFLSPPVTAVLAWVVLDETLSPTQLVGLVVAVVGVAAATRTRSAPVPAGV from the coding sequence GTGCCCCCACGGACCGGTTCGACGCTGCCGCTCGTCCCGGCCGCGGCCTTCGTGCTGGTCTGGTCGTCGGGCTACATCTCCGGGCCCGCCGCCGTGCACGCCGCCGCCCCGTTCTCGGTGCTGGGCTGGCGCTTCGTGGTGGCGGCGCTGCTCGCCGCCGGGCTCGCCCTCGTCCTGCGGCGACCCACCCGGATGGACCGGGCGACGCTCCGCCGGGTGGCCGCCGTCGGGCTCGTCATGAACGCCCTGCAGTTCGGGCTGATGTACGTCGCGTTCGACCTGGGGCTCGGTGCGACCCTGGCCTCGCTGTTCCACGCGCTCAGCCCGGTGCTCACCGCCCTGCTCGCGGCCGCACTCCTCGGCGAGCGGGTCTCGAAGGTGCAGGTCGCCGGGTTCGGCGTCGGGGTGGCGGGCGTGCTGCTCGTGCTGGGCGCGGACCTCGGCCACGCCGGCGGTCCGGTCGCGGTCCTCATCGGCTGCCTCAGCATGCTGACGCTGAGCCTCGGGACGCTCGGCCAACGGTGGATAGGAGCGCAGCCCGACCTGCTGTGGTCGGCGGCCGTGCAGTTCGCGGTGTCGGCGCCTCCGTTGCTGGTCCTCGGCTGGACCACGGAGGGCGCCTGGCCGGTGACCGACGCCCGCCAGGCCCTCGTGGCCGTCCTCTTCCTGGCGGTGGTGAACTCGATCGTGGGCCTCGTGCTGCTGTCGCTGCTCGTGCTGCGCGGCGGGTCGGGTGCCGCGGCCAGCCTGTTCTTCCTGAGCCCGCCGGTCACCGCGGTGCTGGCGTGGGTGGTCCTCGACGAGACCCTGTCGCCGACGCAGCTGGTGGGGCTGGTCGTCGCCGTCGTGGGCGTGGCGGCCGCCACCCGGACGCGGAGCGCACCCGTCCCGGCCGGCGTCTGA
- the lepA gene encoding translation elongation factor 4, which yields MSLKNAPQPGSTDPSIIRNFCIIAHIDHGKSTLADRMLQLTGVVDERAARAQYLDRMDIERERGITIKSQAVRMPWTVPTDNDEGADPGTYVLNMIDTPGHVDFTYEVSRSLEACEAAVLLVDAAQGIEAQTLANLYLAMGADLHIIPVLNKIDLPGAMVDKYAAELAGLVGCEPEDVLRVSAKTGVGVAGLLNEIVLQTPAPVGDADAPARALIFDSVYDTYRGVVTYVRVVDGKLTHRDRIKMMSTGAVHEMLEVGVISPEPVKAADLGVGEVGYLITGVKDVRQSRVGDTVTSQHHGATDALGGYKHPNPMVYSGLYPIDGDDYPTLRDALERLQLNDAALTFEPETSGALGFGFRIGFLGLLHMEITRDRLEREFNLDLISTAPNVVYEVVMEDGTEVTVTNPSEYPEGKISEVREPVVKATILSPSDYIGTIMELCQTKRGSLEGMDYLSEDRVEMRYTLPMGEIVFDFFDQLKSRTKGYASLDYERSGEQAADLVKVDILLQGEPVDAFSAIVHKDAAYGYGVMMAGKLKELIPRQQFEVPIQAAIGARVIARENIRAIRKDVLAKCYGGDISRKRKLLEKQKAGKKRMKNIGTVEVPPEAFVAALSTTQPTEKSGKK from the coding sequence GTGAGCCTCAAGAACGCGCCGCAGCCTGGCTCGACCGACCCGTCGATCATCCGCAACTTCTGCATCATCGCGCACATCGACCACGGCAAGTCGACGCTGGCCGACCGGATGCTGCAGCTCACCGGGGTGGTCGACGAGCGGGCGGCGCGCGCGCAGTACCTCGACCGGATGGACATCGAGCGCGAGCGCGGCATCACGATCAAGAGCCAGGCCGTGCGGATGCCCTGGACGGTGCCGACCGACAACGACGAGGGTGCCGACCCCGGCACCTACGTGCTCAACATGATCGACACGCCCGGCCACGTCGACTTCACCTACGAGGTGTCGCGCTCGCTCGAGGCCTGCGAGGCTGCCGTCCTGCTCGTCGACGCCGCGCAGGGCATCGAGGCGCAGACGCTGGCCAACCTCTACCTCGCGATGGGCGCCGACCTCCACATCATCCCGGTGCTCAACAAGATCGACCTGCCCGGGGCGATGGTCGACAAGTACGCCGCCGAGCTCGCCGGCCTGGTCGGGTGCGAGCCCGAGGACGTCCTGCGCGTCAGCGCCAAGACCGGCGTGGGCGTGGCCGGCCTCCTCAACGAGATCGTCCTGCAGACCCCCGCGCCCGTCGGCGACGCCGACGCGCCGGCGCGCGCCCTCATCTTCGACTCGGTCTACGACACCTACCGCGGCGTCGTCACCTACGTCCGGGTCGTCGACGGCAAGCTCACCCACCGCGACCGCATCAAAATGATGTCGACCGGCGCGGTCCACGAGATGCTCGAGGTGGGCGTGATCAGCCCGGAGCCGGTGAAGGCCGCGGACCTCGGCGTCGGTGAGGTCGGCTACCTGATCACCGGAGTGAAGGACGTGCGCCAGTCGCGCGTCGGCGACACCGTCACCAGCCAGCACCACGGGGCCACCGACGCGCTGGGCGGCTACAAGCACCCCAACCCGATGGTCTACTCCGGGCTCTACCCGATCGACGGTGACGACTACCCGACGCTGCGCGACGCCCTGGAGCGCCTGCAGCTCAACGACGCGGCGCTGACCTTCGAGCCGGAGACCTCCGGGGCCCTGGGCTTCGGCTTCCGTATCGGCTTCCTCGGCCTGCTGCACATGGAGATCACCCGCGACCGGCTCGAGCGCGAGTTCAACCTCGACCTCATCTCGACCGCGCCCAACGTGGTCTACGAGGTGGTCATGGAGGACGGCACCGAGGTCACGGTGACCAACCCGAGCGAGTACCCCGAGGGCAAGATCAGCGAGGTCCGCGAGCCGGTGGTCAAGGCGACGATCCTCAGCCCGAGCGACTACATCGGCACGATCATGGAGCTCTGCCAGACCAAGCGCGGCAGCCTGGAGGGGATGGACTACCTCTCCGAGGACCGCGTCGAGATGCGCTACACGCTGCCGATGGGCGAGATCGTCTTCGACTTCTTCGACCAGCTGAAGTCGCGCACCAAGGGCTACGCCTCCCTCGACTACGAGCGCTCCGGCGAGCAGGCGGCGGACCTGGTGAAGGTCGACATCCTGCTGCAGGGCGAGCCGGTCGACGCGTTCTCCGCGATCGTGCACAAGGACGCGGCCTACGGCTACGGCGTGATGATGGCCGGCAAGCTCAAGGAGCTCATCCCGCGGCAGCAGTTCGAGGTGCCGATCCAGGCCGCCATCGGCGCGCGCGTGATCGCCCGCGAGAACATCCGCGCCATCCGCAAGGACGTGCTGGCCAAGTGCTACGGCGGTGACATCAGCCGCAAGCGCAAGCTGCTCGAGAAGCAGAAGGCCGGCAAGAAGCGGATGAAGAACATCGGCACCGTCGAGGTCCCGCCCGAGGCCTTCGTCGCCGCGCTCTCGACCACGCAGCCGACCGAGAAGTCCGGCAAGAAGTAG
- a CDS encoding ComEA family DNA-binding protein, with protein MRRSQSSSEHAEAVSRRLATLSAELAAVRGDPGDLGDYSSAHTRVRERPEAAAPAPAPVVLPVPGRHASRRLRIGGLQLGPVHLAVVAVVAAAAVGLAAWWSVRDQAEVVPVAPVSSAPSPLTPLATDGGADAPGSTGTGDPGATTELVVDVAGKVRRPGIAVLPPGSRVVDALEAAGGANRGVDLTGLNLARLLVDGEQILVGVAPAAGVAGTLGTPTQPGGTLVNLNTADQAALDTLPGVGPVTADAILAWRDAHGGFTSVDELLEVDGIGEATLADLAPLVTL; from the coding sequence ATGCGCCGATCCCAGTCCTCCTCCGAGCACGCCGAGGCGGTGTCGAGGCGACTGGCGACGCTCAGCGCCGAGCTCGCCGCCGTGCGCGGCGACCCCGGCGACCTCGGCGACTACTCGTCGGCGCACACGCGCGTCCGCGAACGTCCCGAGGCGGCGGCCCCGGCCCCGGCGCCGGTGGTGCTGCCGGTACCGGGGCGGCACGCCTCGCGACGGCTGCGCATCGGCGGGCTGCAGCTGGGTCCGGTGCACCTCGCGGTGGTCGCGGTCGTGGCCGCGGCGGCGGTCGGGCTGGCGGCGTGGTGGTCGGTCCGGGACCAGGCGGAGGTCGTCCCGGTCGCCCCGGTGTCGTCAGCGCCCTCACCGCTGACCCCGCTCGCCACCGACGGCGGCGCCGACGCGCCCGGCTCCACGGGGACCGGTGACCCCGGCGCGACCACCGAGCTGGTGGTCGACGTGGCGGGCAAGGTGCGCCGACCCGGCATCGCGGTGCTGCCACCCGGCTCCCGGGTCGTCGACGCCCTCGAGGCGGCCGGCGGCGCGAACCGCGGGGTCGACCTCACCGGCCTCAATCTCGCGCGTCTGCTCGTCGACGGCGAGCAGATCCTCGTCGGCGTGGCACCGGCGGCCGGTGTGGCCGGCACCCTCGGTACGCCGACCCAACCGGGCGGGACCCTGGTCAACCTCAACACCGCCGACCAGGCGGCCCTCGACACGCTGCCCGGGGTGGGCCCGGTGACCGCGGACGCCATCCTGGCCTGGCGCGACGCCCACGGGGGCTTCACCTCCGTCGACGAGCTCCTCGAGGTCGACGGCATCGGCGAGGCCACCCTCGCCGACCTCGCGCCGCTCGTCACCCTCTGA
- a CDS encoding GNAT family N-acetyltransferase, giving the protein MPELVLPTTAVRESFLEAMDEFVAEGVERSQTAAWIDTHAPRWSRPDTFETFVRAVRADAEEDSPRPEWHVPCTTLWWIDGDSYLGRLAIRHRLNDFLLDVGGHIGYDVRPSRRREGHATAMLRAALPWARRLGIDPALVTCDVDNHGSVRVIEAAGGELEDVRGVKRRYWVPTA; this is encoded by the coding sequence ATGCCCGAGCTCGTGCTGCCCACCACTGCCGTCCGTGAGTCCTTCCTCGAGGCGATGGATGAGTTCGTCGCCGAGGGCGTCGAGCGCAGCCAGACCGCCGCCTGGATCGACACCCACGCGCCGAGGTGGTCGCGACCGGACACGTTCGAGACCTTCGTGCGAGCCGTGCGGGCCGACGCCGAGGAGGACAGCCCCCGACCCGAGTGGCACGTGCCCTGCACGACCCTGTGGTGGATCGACGGCGACTCCTACCTCGGCCGGCTCGCGATCCGCCACCGGCTCAACGACTTCCTGCTCGACGTGGGCGGCCACATCGGCTACGACGTACGTCCCTCCCGCCGCCGCGAGGGGCACGCGACCGCGATGCTGCGGGCCGCGCTGCCGTGGGCGCGGCGGCTCGGCATCGACCCGGCCCTCGTCACCTGCGACGTCGACAACCACGGCTCCGTCCGGGTGATCGAGGCCGCCGGCGGGGAGCTGGAGGACGTGCGGGGCGTGAAGCGCCGCTACTGGGTGCCCACCGCCTGA
- the holA gene encoding DNA polymerase III subunit delta translates to MARTPSAAQVLGHVVLVTGKEEYLSARTVASVREAVRAHDVEAELAESAASDLTLASLGEMSAPSLFSTVRCVVVRGLEDLPDESVDGLLSYCAAPADDVALVLVHSGGAKGSGVLTKLRKLSAVTEVKSEEVRANEMPGFVTSEVASRGAKITSDAATFLVQAVGNDLRSLAAAADQLTNDYPGEQLTVEKVQRYFGGRAEAKSFTVADAAFSGKRALALEELRWALDTGTAAVLVTSAMAASARSLARYLGSSRGARDADLARDLGVPPWKVRTVRDQSRSWSPEGIAAAVRAVAVADADIKGQAHDASYTLERLVLTVAGLRDSR, encoded by the coding sequence ATGGCACGCACCCCCTCCGCCGCGCAGGTCCTCGGCCACGTCGTCCTCGTGACGGGCAAGGAGGAATACCTCTCCGCGCGCACCGTCGCCTCGGTCCGCGAGGCCGTGCGGGCCCACGACGTCGAGGCCGAGCTGGCCGAGTCCGCGGCGTCCGACCTGACGCTGGCCTCCCTCGGGGAGATGTCCGCGCCGTCGCTGTTCTCGACCGTGCGGTGCGTGGTCGTGCGGGGCCTGGAGGACCTCCCCGACGAGTCGGTCGACGGCCTGCTGTCCTACTGCGCCGCCCCGGCCGACGACGTCGCGCTGGTGCTCGTGCACTCCGGCGGGGCGAAGGGAAGCGGCGTGCTGACCAAGCTGCGCAAGCTGTCGGCCGTGACCGAGGTGAAGTCCGAGGAGGTCCGGGCCAACGAGATGCCCGGCTTCGTGACCTCCGAGGTGGCCTCGCGCGGCGCCAAGATCACCTCCGACGCCGCGACGTTCCTCGTGCAGGCGGTGGGCAACGACCTCCGCTCGCTCGCCGCGGCCGCCGACCAGCTCACCAACGACTACCCCGGCGAGCAGCTCACCGTCGAGAAGGTCCAGCGCTACTTCGGTGGACGCGCGGAGGCCAAGTCCTTCACCGTCGCCGACGCCGCCTTCTCCGGCAAGCGCGCCCTGGCGCTCGAGGAGCTGCGCTGGGCGCTCGACACCGGCACCGCCGCGGTCCTGGTCACCTCGGCCATGGCGGCCTCGGCCCGCAGCCTCGCGCGCTACCTCGGCTCCTCGCGCGGCGCCCGCGACGCCGACCTCGCCCGCGACCTGGGCGTCCCGCCGTGGAAGGTCCGCACCGTGCGCGACCAGTCGCGGTCGTGGAGCCCCGAGGGCATCGCCGCGGCGGTCCGGGCGGTCGCGGTGGCCGATGCGGACATCAAGGGCCAGGCCCACGACGCGTCCTACACGCTGGAGCGCCTGGTGCTCACCGTGGCCGGGCTGCGCGACTCCCGCTGA
- a CDS encoding HutD/Ves family protein, with translation MPVVRADDVTARPWANGGGVTRELATAADGSWRISLADVDRDGPFSTFPDRQRLLTLVDGAVLGLEVDGTAHVVEPRRPFAFDGGAAVVATVPEGPVRVLNVIAGPSVTPYVTVLELGRASTLPLAEDQAAYVLAGRPDGAEVGCLVTGPGEVSGRCTVAVVTLEAVS, from the coding sequence GTGCCGGTCGTCCGCGCCGACGACGTCACCGCGCGGCCCTGGGCCAACGGTGGCGGCGTCACGCGCGAGCTCGCGACGGCCGCGGACGGCTCGTGGCGGATCAGCCTCGCCGACGTCGACCGCGACGGGCCCTTCTCGACGTTCCCGGACCGGCAGCGGCTGCTGACGCTCGTGGACGGCGCCGTGCTCGGGCTCGAGGTCGACGGCACGGCCCACGTCGTCGAGCCGCGCCGCCCGTTCGCCTTCGACGGTGGAGCCGCCGTCGTGGCCACGGTGCCCGAGGGGCCGGTGCGGGTGCTCAACGTGATCGCCGGGCCCAGCGTGACGCCGTACGTCACCGTGCTGGAGCTCGGCCGCGCCTCGACGCTGCCGCTGGCCGAGGACCAGGCGGCGTACGTCCTCGCCGGCCGGCCGGACGGCGCCGAGGTCGGCTGCCTGGTCACCGGTCCGGGTGAGGTGTCGGGTCGGTGCACCGTGGCGGTGGTGACGCTCGAGGCCGTCAGCTGA
- a CDS encoding TIGR03086 family metal-binding protein yields MTTTAQHFTQRAATFADILDRADAQWDAPTPCEGWSVRDVVAHVVDTERDFLERHDLAPGPRPDLTDPAAGWRRHAADVAAVLDRDGVADREYDGFFGRTTIAATMADFYGWDLVVHGSDVARATRQPWSIDEAEAAELHATADGWGDALYSEGVCTGPVDVGPDASATDRLLARLGRDPRWEPATVS; encoded by the coding sequence ATGACCACCACCGCACAGCACTTCACCCAGCGCGCCGCCACCTTCGCCGACATCCTCGACCGCGCCGACGCGCAGTGGGACGCCCCCACGCCCTGCGAGGGCTGGTCCGTCCGCGACGTCGTCGCGCACGTCGTCGACACCGAGCGCGACTTCCTCGAGCGCCACGACCTCGCCCCGGGCCCACGGCCCGACCTCACCGACCCTGCCGCGGGCTGGCGCCGGCACGCGGCCGACGTGGCCGCGGTGCTGGACCGCGACGGCGTCGCCGACCGGGAGTACGACGGCTTCTTCGGCCGCACCACGATCGCCGCCACGATGGCCGACTTCTACGGCTGGGACCTCGTCGTCCACGGCTCCGACGTCGCCCGGGCGACCCGCCAGCCGTGGTCGATCGACGAGGCGGAGGCCGCCGAGCTCCACGCCACCGCCGACGGCTGGGGCGACGCCCTCTACTCCGAGGGCGTGTGCACCGGGCCCGTCGACGTCGGCCCCGACGCGAGCGCGACGGACCGGCTGCTCGCCCGGCTGGGCCGCGACCCCCGCTGGGAGCCGGCCACCGTCAGCTGA
- a CDS encoding ComEC/Rec2 family competence protein, with protein MPDLRALALGAGAWAGALLVLLLPGWVALAVVVLVASAAVLGVARRLVTPGWLGPTAALVAVAGVATLQQTLVATSPLAALAEEGAVVSLRLEIASDVRVVAGRFGDLQVAQASVSRVEGRGSAWSLDAPVVVMADADWPRPPLGTSLETAARLVPADGDVAALVRPTGEPRVVAEPDVWWDAAAAVRRSVRAAVEGRDADARELVPALVVGDDGGLDPALADDFRTTGLTHLLAVSGTNLTLVVGSVLVLGRWLGVRGRWLHALAAVGIVGFVMTARAEPSVVRAAAMGTVALVGMGANGRSRGARALGVAVLGLLLVWPRLAVTPGFALSVLATAGILLLAPPWRDALMRWTPRWVAEAVSVPLAAQVACTPVVAALSGQVSLVAVGANLLAAPAVAPATVLGLAGGLLGLLWAPLGVLVAAPAAWSAAWIIAVARRGADVPTAAVDWGTGPVPLAALTALCVAAVLVAPRLLGRPASAMACTGLLVVVMLVRPPIPGWPPRGWVLAVCDVGQGDGLVLRAGDHDAVVVDAGPEPAPMDACLDRLEVTSVPLLVLTHFHADHVGGVAGVVDGRRVGTIEATGLLDPAAGVLSVEDAVGRGPALSAYGATRVVGDVTLQVVWPRPDGSGTDPSESAPNNASVVLVAEVSGVRILLTGDVEPSAQAALARELPELRVDVLKVPHHGSRHQDLDWLASLGARLALVSVGEGNDYGHPAPDLLAALTAAGARTWRTDLSGDLVVVEREGGVGVVARG; from the coding sequence GTGCCCGACCTCCGCGCCCTCGCCCTGGGTGCGGGTGCCTGGGCCGGAGCCCTGCTCGTGCTGCTGCTGCCCGGGTGGGTGGCCCTCGCGGTGGTGGTGCTGGTCGCGTCGGCGGCGGTGCTCGGGGTCGCGCGTCGGCTGGTCACTCCCGGCTGGCTGGGACCGACCGCGGCGCTGGTGGCAGTGGCGGGCGTGGCGACCCTGCAGCAGACCCTGGTCGCCACCTCGCCGCTGGCGGCCCTGGCCGAGGAGGGTGCCGTCGTCTCGCTGCGTCTCGAGATCGCCTCGGACGTACGCGTCGTCGCCGGCCGCTTCGGCGACCTGCAGGTCGCGCAGGCCAGCGTCTCCCGGGTCGAGGGGCGGGGGAGCGCGTGGTCGCTCGACGCGCCGGTCGTGGTGATGGCCGACGCGGACTGGCCGCGCCCGCCGCTCGGCACGTCGCTGGAGACCGCGGCGCGGCTGGTGCCCGCCGACGGCGACGTGGCGGCGCTGGTGCGTCCCACCGGTGAGCCGCGGGTGGTCGCCGAGCCGGACGTCTGGTGGGACGCCGCCGCAGCCGTACGCCGGTCGGTGCGGGCCGCGGTCGAGGGCCGCGACGCCGACGCCCGCGAGCTCGTGCCGGCGCTCGTCGTGGGCGACGACGGCGGTCTCGACCCGGCGCTCGCCGACGACTTCCGCACCACCGGCCTCACGCACCTGCTCGCCGTGAGCGGCACCAACCTGACGCTCGTCGTCGGCTCCGTGCTCGTCCTCGGCCGGTGGCTCGGCGTGCGCGGGCGGTGGCTGCACGCGCTGGCGGCCGTCGGCATCGTCGGGTTCGTGATGACGGCCCGCGCCGAGCCGAGCGTCGTACGCGCCGCGGCGATGGGCACGGTCGCGCTCGTCGGCATGGGCGCCAACGGGCGCTCGCGCGGCGCCCGCGCCCTGGGCGTCGCCGTCCTCGGGCTCCTGCTGGTCTGGCCGCGGCTCGCCGTGACACCGGGGTTCGCCCTGTCGGTGCTGGCGACCGCCGGCATCCTGCTGCTCGCGCCGCCGTGGCGGGACGCGCTGATGCGGTGGACGCCGCGGTGGGTGGCCGAGGCGGTCTCCGTGCCGCTGGCCGCCCAGGTCGCCTGCACCCCCGTGGTGGCGGCGCTGTCGGGACAGGTGAGCCTGGTGGCGGTCGGCGCCAACCTGCTGGCCGCACCGGCCGTCGCGCCCGCCACGGTCCTCGGCCTGGCCGGCGGCCTGCTCGGACTCCTGTGGGCGCCGCTGGGCGTCCTCGTGGCCGCTCCCGCCGCCTGGTCGGCCGCGTGGATCATCGCGGTGGCACGGCGCGGGGCGGACGTGCCGACTGCGGCCGTGGACTGGGGCACCGGTCCCGTGCCGCTCGCGGCCCTCACGGCCCTGTGCGTGGCGGCCGTGCTCGTGGCACCGCGGCTGCTGGGCAGGCCGGCCTCCGCGATGGCGTGCACCGGGCTGCTCGTGGTGGTGATGCTGGTGCGCCCACCGATCCCGGGCTGGCCGCCACGCGGGTGGGTGCTCGCGGTGTGCGACGTCGGCCAGGGCGACGGCCTCGTGCTGCGCGCCGGCGACCACGACGCCGTGGTGGTGGACGCCGGGCCCGAGCCGGCGCCCATGGACGCCTGCCTCGACCGGCTGGAGGTGACCTCGGTGCCGCTGCTCGTGCTGACCCACTTCCACGCCGACCACGTCGGCGGGGTGGCCGGGGTCGTGGACGGGCGCCGGGTGGGCACGATCGAGGCGACCGGCCTCCTCGACCCAGCCGCGGGCGTGCTGTCGGTCGAGGACGCCGTGGGCCGCGGCCCGGCGCTGTCGGCGTACGGCGCGACGCGGGTGGTCGGCGACGTCACCCTCCAGGTGGTGTGGCCGCGGCCCGACGGGAGCGGGACCGACCCGAGCGAGAGCGCGCCCAACAACGCCAGCGTGGTGCTCGTGGCCGAGGTGTCGGGGGTGCGCATCCTGCTGACCGGGGACGTGGAGCCGTCCGCCCAGGCGGCCCTGGCCCGCGAGCTGCCGGAGCTCCGTGTCGACGTCCTGAAGGTGCCCCACCACGGCAGCCGGCACCAGGACCTCGACTGGCTCGCGTCGCTCGGCGCCCGGCTGGCGCTGGTGTCGGTGGGCGAGGGCAACGACTACGGCCACCCGGCCCCCGACCTCCTCGCCGCGCTCACGGCAGCCGGCGCGCGCACCTGGCGCACGGACCTGTCCGGCGACCTCGTGGTGGTGGAGCGGGAGGGCGGGGTCGGTGTCGTCGCCCGCGGATAG
- the rpsT gene encoding 30S ribosomal protein S20, whose protein sequence is MANIKSQIKRNKQNEVRRQRNQAVKSRLKTAVRKFRELSETGDKDAAAAAGRDAMRALDKAASKGVIHSNQAANRKSSIAKKAASL, encoded by the coding sequence GTGGCGAACATCAAGTCCCAGATCAAGCGCAACAAGCAGAACGAGGTGCGCCGTCAGCGCAACCAGGCCGTGAAGTCGCGCCTGAAGACCGCGGTCCGCAAGTTCCGCGAGCTGTCGGAGACCGGTGACAAGGACGCCGCTGCGGCTGCCGGCCGCGACGCGATGCGCGCGCTCGACAAGGCCGCGTCGAAGGGTGTCATCCACTCCAACCAGGCGGCCAACCGCAAGTCGTCGATCGCCAAGAAGGCCGCGTCGCTCTGA